The sequence GATCCCGTCTACTTTTGGTAAAAAAGTTTCTGTGAATAAAGCGATCTTCATAGAAGGTGTCCAATTAACGGTAAGGAGTTCAGCTAATTTTTTTTGAACTCCCAGATTCAACTAAATTATCTTTTCCAAGTAACCTTGGGTAGGATTTGCTCTAAATCTACACGGTCTTTATATTTAATCGCAAAATTGAGCAAAGAATCTAAGAGAGAATCAGAAAGATAATGAGGTTGTAACCCGAGATCTAACAATTTAGTATTTTTAGGGTTAAAGTAGTGCTCTTCTAATTCCACCCGAGGATTTTCTAGATGGTTAATTTCTATGTTTAAACCCATAGCTACCCCTGCCTTTTTGACCATTAACGCTAAATCTCCCACGCTGAAAGACTCTGTAAACTGGTTAAAGACGCGGAATTGACCAGCATCAGCCGGGTTAGCGATCGCCAGTTCCACGCAGCGCACCGTATCCCGGATATCTAGGAATCCTCTCGTTTGTCCACCACTTCCGTAAACCGTCAGGGGATGACCAATCGCCGCTTGAATACAAAAACGGTTTAAAGCTGTCCCAAATATGCCATCATAATCCAGGCGATTAATCAACAGCTCGTCTATTCCAGTCTGTTCCGTCAGTACACCGTAAACCACGCCCTGATTTAGGTCCGTCGCTCTAATTCCCCAAATTTTACAAGCAAAGTGAATATTGTGGCTATCATGTACCTTGCTCAGATGATAAAAACTGCCCGGCTGTTTAGGATACGGTAGGGTATCTTTGCGTCCGTTATGTTCAATCGTGATATATCCTTCTTCAATATCAATATTGGGAGTACCATATTCTCCCATAGTTCCCAATTTCACCAAATGACAGTCGGGAAAATCGGATTTCATCGCATAAAGCAGGTTAAGAGTTCCCACCACGTTATTAACTTGAGTTAAAACCGCGTGTTCTCTATCTATCATCGAATAAGGCGCTGATCGCTGTTCTCCGAAGTGAACGATCGCCTCTGGTTCGAACTCATGTAGTGTTTTACTCAAAAAATCATAGTCTGTGATATCACCAATAAACAGAGGTAGAGATTTGCCTGTTAAATCTTCCCATCGTTTTATTCTGGTTTTAATCGGTGCAATAGGCGTTAAAGTATCCACACTCAGTTTGAGGTCCCAGTAACGTCGTACTAGACTATCTAGTATTCCTACTTCATAACCTTTGTTACAAAGATGTAGCGCTGTTGCCCAACCGCAATAACCATCACCACCAATAACGAGTACTTTCATTTTCTTGTCTATTAACCTTAATTTACCAATATTGGGTAAATGTATCAGTTAATGGTACCCTATTGAGCATTGATCTTGATGAGTTTTTACATATCTGTCAGAAAAAAACAGTCCAGTTGGTACGGTAACTACTACTCTTCTGTTTCGTTATCATAACCCAAGGTTTTTTTTACCCAAGCCCAAAAATTGTTTAAATCATTCCCGGATATTTTGAGAATAGATAAAACACCAGTAATAATTAAGACTACTCCCAGCAAAAAGCTAAACCAGGAGTCATTATCGTATAAGTATAACCCCACCAAGACGATAAAATAGGGTGAGATGACCGCGCTAATTTTTTCCACAACCGTGACTACTTCTGGAGACCTGACCGTATCCGTCGCTTTAGTGATGGGGCTATTGCTAGTAGGAAGTACAGGTTCTTGCAGTTTTGTCTTAGTTTCTGGTGGGAAATCTTGTGGTTCTTTACTGAACATAGTAGTTTATGGCTCGGTTATCTGAAACTAATTGGATTTTAGCAAAAAAAACCCTATCCCAGAGAATAGGGCTTTCTCGTGACACGCTTAAACCGTAGTAAAACGGAGTAACCCGTAGTTTTTGGTCTCACCATGTGTACAGCATTGGATTAGCTATTGTTGCTAGCGCAACTACCAAAATCTAAAGCTAATTGAACTGGTAAAACACAGGA comes from Gloeocapsa sp. PCC 73106 and encodes:
- a CDS encoding NAD-dependent epimerase/dehydratase family protein, which codes for MKVLVIGGDGYCGWATALHLCNKGYEVGILDSLVRRYWDLKLSVDTLTPIAPIKTRIKRWEDLTGKSLPLFIGDITDYDFLSKTLHEFEPEAIVHFGEQRSAPYSMIDREHAVLTQVNNVVGTLNLLYAMKSDFPDCHLVKLGTMGEYGTPNIDIEEGYITIEHNGRKDTLPYPKQPGSFYHLSKVHDSHNIHFACKIWGIRATDLNQGVVYGVLTEQTGIDELLINRLDYDGIFGTALNRFCIQAAIGHPLTVYGSGGQTRGFLDIRDTVRCVELAIANPADAGQFRVFNQFTESFSVGDLALMVKKAGVAMGLNIEINHLENPRVELEEHYFNPKNTKLLDLGLQPHYLSDSLLDSLLNFAIKYKDRVDLEQILPKVTWKR